One genomic window of Candidatus Glassbacteria bacterium includes the following:
- a CDS encoding ABC-F family ATP-binding cassette domain-containing protein, whose translation MYVLKAENICHDYGVRPLFDGLDFKLDEGEKVGLIGANGSGKSTLLRILAGLERPLEGEVSYPAEIPVAFLAQEPSFRPGTTIYQALESGLAHLAGMKRRYTEVTQRLDSSLSNAARTGLQSEQQQLHEQLTTADGWDLRPRIEGMASRLRLPELDEIVDNQSGGTVKRVALGQALLAGPKLLLLDEPTNHLDTTTIDWLENRLKSFRGALLMITHDRYFLEAVVSRMVEFSFGLLKNYPGNYSHFLVEKKKEWELVRKGDEKRAKLLAKEIEWLKSGVKARTHKSKARIERIRQLAKVRRTKKDKPVELLFDPEKRLGRTIIKAHRLHKSFGDKEVVRDFSLELLGGERIGIIGPNGCGKTTLIRMLVGEIEPDSGHVHEGVNTRIAYFDQYREQLDPGETVWDTLVPGGDHVLVSSQRLHKKAFLESFLFPPEMHRMRVELLSGGERNRLLLARMMLAGANVLVLDEPTNDLDLQTLEVLEEQLREFTGSLIMVTHDRYFLDKVAEELYTFEPGGTIRHCPGNYSFYLQRTAEQRERSGRDKLKPAQRAAEPVTKPAALHYLEKKELDTIEERILAAEQEVEQSRQAMDDKKIAADSHALGKAYERVRDAETEVERLYARWDELERKKAGEGG comes from the coding sequence ATGTACGTACTCAAGGCCGAAAACATCTGCCACGACTACGGTGTCCGTCCGCTGTTCGACGGGCTGGATTTCAAGCTCGACGAGGGCGAGAAAGTGGGCCTGATCGGCGCCAACGGCTCGGGCAAATCGACCCTGCTGCGAATCCTGGCCGGGTTGGAACGTCCGCTGGAGGGCGAGGTGAGCTACCCTGCCGAGATTCCGGTCGCCTTTCTGGCCCAGGAGCCGTCGTTCCGGCCGGGGACCACTATCTACCAAGCGCTCGAGAGCGGCCTTGCCCATCTGGCCGGGATGAAACGGCGCTACACAGAAGTGACCCAGCGGCTGGACAGCAGCCTTTCCAATGCCGCGCGTACCGGACTTCAGAGCGAGCAGCAGCAGCTGCACGAACAGCTGACCACCGCCGATGGCTGGGACCTGCGCCCGCGGATCGAGGGCATGGCCTCCCGGCTCCGGCTGCCGGAGCTCGACGAGATCGTGGACAACCAGAGCGGCGGGACAGTCAAGCGGGTGGCCCTGGGTCAGGCTCTGCTGGCCGGGCCGAAACTGCTGCTGCTCGATGAGCCCACCAACCATCTCGACACCACCACGATCGACTGGCTCGAGAACCGGCTGAAATCATTCCGCGGAGCGCTGCTGATGATTACCCACGACCGCTATTTCCTCGAAGCCGTCGTCAGCCGGATGGTCGAATTCTCGTTCGGCCTGCTGAAAAACTACCCCGGCAACTACAGCCACTTCCTGGTAGAAAAGAAAAAGGAATGGGAGCTGGTCCGCAAAGGCGACGAGAAACGGGCCAAACTGCTGGCCAAAGAGATCGAATGGCTCAAGAGCGGCGTCAAAGCGCGCACCCACAAGAGCAAGGCCCGGATCGAGCGGATCAGGCAGTTGGCTAAAGTGCGCAGGACCAAAAAAGATAAGCCGGTTGAACTGCTGTTCGATCCCGAAAAGCGGCTGGGCCGGACGATCATCAAGGCCCACCGGCTGCACAAATCATTCGGAGACAAAGAAGTGGTCCGGGATTTCTCGCTGGAGCTGCTGGGCGGCGAGCGGATCGGGATAATCGGGCCGAACGGCTGCGGCAAGACCACGCTGATCCGGATGCTGGTCGGAGAAATCGAGCCGGACAGCGGGCACGTCCATGAGGGGGTCAACACCCGGATCGCCTATTTCGACCAGTACCGCGAGCAACTCGATCCGGGCGAAACTGTCTGGGACACGCTGGTGCCCGGCGGCGACCACGTGCTGGTTTCCAGCCAGCGCCTGCACAAGAAAGCGTTTCTGGAGAGTTTCCTCTTTCCGCCGGAGATGCACCGGATGCGCGTGGAGCTGCTTTCCGGCGGCGAGCGCAACCGACTGCTGCTGGCCCGGATGATGCTGGCCGGGGCCAACGTGCTGGTGCTGGATGAGCCGACCAACGACCTGGACCTGCAAACACTCGAGGTGCTGGAGGAGCAGCTCAGGGAGTTCACCGGCTCACTGATCATGGTCACCCACGACCGCTATTTTCTGGACAAGGTGGCCGAGGAGTTGTACACGTTCGAGCCCGGCGGCACGATCCGGCACTGCCCGGGCAACTACAGTTTCTACCTCCAGCGCACTGCCGAGCAGCGGGAACGCAGCGGGCGGGACAAGCTGAAACCGGCACAGCGGGCCGCCGAACCGGTAACGAAGCCAGCCGCCCTGCACTATCTTGAAAAGAAAGAACTCGATACTATCGAGGAGCGGATTCTGGCGGCGGAACAGGAAGTTGAACAAAGCCGTCAAGCTATGGACGATAAAAAAATCGCCGCGGATTCCCACGCGCTGGGTAAGGCTTACGAGCGGGTGCGCGATGCAGAGACCGAGGTGGAGCGGCTCTACGCCCGCTGGGATGAACTGGAGCGCAAGAAAGCGGGGGAGGGTGGGTAG
- a CDS encoding GatB/YqeY domain-containing protein — MPVEQQLLDDLKRAMKARDELTTGVLRMLKSQLMNEKTKKGGRKELTEETVVQVFATYAKQLRDAKEQFENGGRTDLADQHARELEIVERYLPAQADEDEIREVIGQVVEDLAAEGPEHMGRVMGAVMLELQGRVDGKVVSAMVRERLQQG; from the coding sequence ATGCCGGTGGAACAGCAGTTACTGGATGACCTGAAGCGGGCGATGAAGGCCAGGGATGAACTGACAACCGGTGTGCTGAGGATGCTCAAGAGCCAGTTGATGAACGAGAAAACCAAAAAGGGCGGCCGGAAAGAGCTCACCGAGGAGACCGTGGTACAGGTGTTCGCCACCTATGCCAAGCAACTCCGGGACGCGAAAGAGCAGTTCGAGAATGGCGGCCGCACCGACCTGGCCGACCAGCACGCCAGGGAACTGGAAATTGTCGAACGCTACCTTCCCGCCCAGGCCGACGAAGATGAAATCCGCGAGGTGATCGGACAGGTGGTGGAAGACCTGGCCGCCGAGGGACCGGAGCACATGGGCCGGGTGATGGGGGCGGTGATGCTCGAGCTGCAGGGCCGGGTCGATGGGAAAGTCGTGAGCGCGATGGTCCGCGAGAGGCTGCAGCAGGGCTGA
- a CDS encoding 5-formyltetrahydrofolate cyclo-ligase codes for MDQDRALRQKQALRQRIGTLRNKLDPDDQERMSSAIQRRLTTLPVWLDATFICTFVGSKTGEVNTRGIIRSALDSGKKVCVPVIDKSTLQLDLVELESDFRLVAGHFGILEPSEGTPRRPDEIGWDLALVPGLAFGCDGGRIGFGKGYYDRLLAVRRAPRVALAFEFQVLDSVPSLPHDIPLDMLVTERRLIRCT; via the coding sequence ATGGACCAGGACCGGGCATTGCGGCAGAAGCAGGCTCTCCGCCAACGGATAGGCACCCTGCGAAACAAGCTGGATCCCGACGATCAGGAGCGGATGAGCAGCGCGATCCAGCGCCGCCTGACCACCCTCCCCGTGTGGCTCGACGCCACGTTCATCTGTACGTTTGTCGGCAGCAAAACCGGCGAGGTGAACACGCGGGGAATCATCCGCTCCGCCCTTGACAGCGGCAAGAAAGTCTGTGTTCCCGTGATCGATAAATCCACCCTGCAGCTGGATTTGGTCGAGCTGGAAAGCGATTTCAGGCTTGTCGCCGGCCACTTCGGTATCCTGGAGCCGTCGGAAGGCACGCCCCGGCGACCCGATGAAATCGGCTGGGACCTGGCGCTCGTGCCAGGCCTGGCGTTCGGTTGCGACGGCGGGCGGATCGGGTTCGGCAAGGGTTACTACGACCGCCTGCTTGCCGTGCGACGCGCGCCCCGGGTCGCGCTCGCGTTCGAGTTCCAGGTCCTGGACTCGGTACCCTCGCTGCCCCATGACATTCCGCTGGACATGCTGGTTACCGAGCGCCGGCTGATCCGCTGCACCTGA
- the glgA gene encoding glycogen synthase GlgA has translation MYVLFAATEMEPFASTGGMGDVLGALPPALVSLGARVAVVLPRYGFIDPQRLKLKLYGDAERKVLVGGLNKKYKLWSTTHEGVEMFFVDQPSLFDRDRIYGSTDSDYPDNAKRFVFFTRAVMELAAAVRPRPDVVHCHDWHTALGPVYMARDQEIARRLRGSASVLTIHNLGYQGIFPRPEMFTAGLGPQLFNQDGLEFWGQMNFLKGGIVFSDAVIAVSSKYAEEIQTDEFGFGLEGIIRSHSDKLFGIINGANYSRWNPETDPHLPVNYSRTSPQGKTRCKIELQRELKLTETPGVPLVGMVTRLVEQKGLELLAEGIEQLMEHDIQFAVLGLGAEQFRVKLLNFAERWPGRFAAVIGFNERLSHLIEAGSDMFLMPSRYEPCGLNQIYSLKYGSVPVVRAIGGLDDTVIDADEDPAGGNGFKFHEFESAAMVARLERAISIYSIDQARWKKIMDNAFKADFSWGVSARRHLEVYRWAVEDKRRRVVNDD, from the coding sequence ATGTACGTCCTGTTTGCCGCCACAGAGATGGAACCGTTCGCCAGCACGGGCGGGATGGGTGACGTGCTGGGGGCGCTGCCTCCGGCGCTGGTCTCGCTGGGCGCGCGGGTGGCGGTCGTGCTGCCGCGCTACGGCTTTATCGATCCTCAGCGGCTGAAACTGAAACTGTACGGGGACGCCGAGCGCAAGGTCCTGGTGGGCGGACTGAACAAGAAATACAAGCTGTGGAGCACCACCCACGAGGGAGTCGAGATGTTTTTCGTCGATCAGCCCTCCCTGTTCGACCGTGACAGAATCTACGGCTCGACCGACAGCGACTACCCCGACAACGCCAAGCGGTTCGTGTTTTTCACCCGCGCGGTCATGGAACTTGCCGCCGCCGTGCGGCCGCGGCCCGATGTGGTCCATTGCCACGACTGGCACACCGCCCTGGGACCGGTCTACATGGCCCGCGATCAGGAGATCGCCCGCCGGCTCCGCGGCAGCGCATCCGTGCTGACAATCCACAACCTCGGCTATCAGGGGATCTTCCCCCGTCCGGAGATGTTCACCGCCGGACTTGGTCCGCAGCTGTTCAACCAGGACGGTCTGGAGTTCTGGGGCCAGATGAATTTCCTCAAGGGCGGGATCGTGTTCAGCGACGCCGTGATTGCGGTCAGCAGCAAGTACGCCGAGGAGATCCAGACCGATGAGTTCGGCTTCGGGCTGGAGGGAATTATCCGCAGCCACAGCGATAAACTCTTCGGTATTATCAACGGCGCGAACTACAGCCGCTGGAACCCGGAGACTGACCCTCACCTGCCGGTCAACTACAGCCGCACCTCGCCGCAGGGCAAGACCCGCTGTAAAATCGAGCTGCAGCGGGAATTGAAACTTACCGAAACCCCCGGTGTCCCGCTGGTTGGGATGGTTACCAGGCTGGTGGAGCAGAAAGGCCTTGAACTGCTGGCTGAGGGTATCGAGCAGCTCATGGAGCACGACATCCAGTTCGCCGTGCTGGGTCTGGGTGCGGAACAGTTCCGTGTCAAACTGCTTAATTTCGCCGAGCGCTGGCCGGGACGGTTTGCTGCGGTAATCGGCTTCAACGAGCGGTTGAGCCACCTGATCGAGGCCGGCAGCGATATGTTCCTGATGCCCAGCCGCTACGAACCCTGCGGACTGAACCAGATCTACAGCCTCAAGTACGGCTCAGTCCCGGTGGTCCGCGCCATCGGCGGCCTGGACGACACCGTGATCGACGCGGACGAGGACCCTGCCGGTGGCAACGGATTCAAGTTCCATGAGTTCGAGTCGGCGGCGATGGTCGCCAGGCTGGAGCGGGCGATCTCGATCTATTCCATCGACCAGGCCCGCTGGAAAAAAATCATGGATAACGCCTTCAAGGCCGATTTCAGCTGGGGAGTTTCCGCGCGCCGCCACCTCGAGGTTTACCGCTGGGCGGTCGAGGACAAGCGCCGCCGAGTTGTCAACGACGACTGA
- a CDS encoding histone deacetylase — MGDRDQKVGLLADPVFELHDTGPSHPERPSRTERIRKELERRGLAGRCRRIEPVEAGEEDVLRVHDREYLERLRQVCERGDPFIDTPDSAVCPASRRIASLAAGGVLAAAGMIARGEIARAFCAVRPPGHHAERYRSMGFCLLNNIAIAAAWLKEAGGIRPLAVLDWDVHHGNGTQHAFESDPDILFVSLHQHPETIYPGTGFASERGTGAGLGTVLNIPLAPGTGGREYLDLFENSALAAITDFAPEMLLISAGFDAHTDDPLAGLALETETYYKMDVLVFDLAAEICDGRVLTVLEGGYDLDVLADCTSHHVATMLEMP, encoded by the coding sequence ATGGGCGACCGGGACCAAAAAGTCGGCCTGCTCGCCGACCCGGTCTTCGAACTCCACGATACCGGCCCCTCCCATCCGGAGCGCCCCTCACGCACCGAGCGGATCAGGAAGGAATTAGAGAGACGCGGGCTCGCCGGCCGCTGCCGGCGGATCGAGCCTGTCGAGGCCGGTGAGGAGGATGTTCTGCGGGTCCACGACCGTGAATACCTGGAGCGGCTGCGGCAGGTCTGCGAGCGCGGAGACCCGTTTATCGATACGCCCGACAGCGCGGTCTGCCCGGCAAGCCGCCGGATCGCCAGCCTGGCCGCCGGAGGCGTGCTGGCCGCCGCCGGGATGATCGCCCGGGGAGAGATCGCACGCGCGTTCTGCGCCGTCCGCCCCCCCGGCCATCACGCCGAGCGCTACCGCTCGATGGGCTTCTGCCTGTTGAACAATATCGCCATCGCGGCCGCCTGGCTGAAAGAAGCCGGAGGGATCAGGCCCCTGGCGGTCCTGGACTGGGACGTCCACCACGGCAACGGCACCCAGCACGCCTTTGAAAGCGATCCGGACATCCTGTTTGTCAGTCTCCACCAGCACCCCGAAACCATCTATCCCGGCACCGGTTTCGCTTCCGAGCGCGGAACGGGCGCTGGCCTGGGTACGGTGCTGAACATTCCCCTGGCGCCGGGTACCGGTGGTAGGGAGTACCTGGATCTTTTCGAGAACTCGGCGCTGGCCGCGATAACAGATTTCGCGCCCGAAATGTTGCTGATCTCCGCCGGCTTCGACGCCCACACCGATGATCCGCTTGCCGGGCTTGCGCTGGAAACCGAAACGTATTACAAAATGGATGTGCTGGTCTTCGATCTGGCGGCGGAAATCTGCGATGGACGGGTGCTGACCGTGCTCGAGGGCGGGTACGACCTGGACGTGCTGGCCGACTGCACTTCCCACCACGTCGCCACAATGTTGGAAATGCCTTGA
- a CDS encoding lysine transporter LysE, protein MDSLAGIFIGSFIIGLSGALMPGPMFVAVVGQSPHRGAWTGPIAVLGHGMLESVLVAAVILGLAEFLKNAAVLSVIAVAGGAMLLWMGVDMLRSAGKLTLFPESAGAGSGGLVQVHPFWAGILTSLSNPYWILWWATIGLGYMVISRELGIPGLAAFLVGHVMADLVWYTIVSTLVAGGKRWLSDGLYRGMIRVCAVSLVFFAVYFGWYGLNGISV, encoded by the coding sequence ATGGATTCGCTTGCCGGAATATTTATCGGTTCGTTCATTATCGGGCTTTCGGGCGCGCTGATGCCGGGCCCGATGTTTGTGGCGGTCGTGGGCCAGAGTCCCCATCGCGGCGCCTGGACCGGCCCGATCGCCGTGCTGGGCCACGGCATGCTGGAAAGCGTCCTGGTGGCCGCCGTGATTCTGGGCCTGGCCGAGTTTCTCAAGAATGCTGCCGTGCTGTCCGTGATCGCCGTGGCCGGCGGGGCCATGCTGCTCTGGATGGGCGTCGACATGCTGCGCAGCGCGGGCAAGCTGACCCTGTTCCCTGAATCCGCTGGAGCCGGTTCTGGCGGCCTGGTCCAGGTCCATCCGTTCTGGGCCGGTATTCTCACCAGCCTGTCTAATCCGTACTGGATTCTGTGGTGGGCCACGATCGGGCTGGGCTACATGGTTATCTCCCGCGAGCTCGGCATTCCGGGTCTGGCGGCGTTCCTGGTGGGCCACGTGATGGCCGACCTGGTTTGGTACACCATCGTCAGCACGCTGGTGGCCGGGGGCAAACGCTGGCTCTCAGATGGCCTCTACCGCGGGATGATCCGGGTCTGCGCGGTTAGCCTGGTCTTCTTCGCCGTCTATTTCGGCTGGTACGGGCTGAACGGAATTTCGGTCTGA
- a CDS encoding divalent metal cation transporter has product MLDTLKKIGRSLGPGLIVAAIVLGPGSITSMSAIGSILRTKVLWILVVSGVFMLTYTALAARFGTMNEKTFLTVVKERYGKWLSVTIGILAFLGSAGFQVGNNLGVGMAMNAVFGGPVWVWAALFTLIAISFLFFFSSLYQAVEKLMIALVVIMTVAFVSNLAVARPDLGSVVRGFVPGAIDMQYIPLIAAVVATTFSVGAALFQCYLVQEKNWGPAQLREGIRDSAIGITALILIGLVVMITASTVLGSRGIEVRSAADMAAQLEPLLGRAAMYLFCLGLWGASFSSFLGNAILAGTILSDGLGLGGRISSPWTKRFAIMVLLIGTAMAAASSKFSPINSIIIAQAVTVIMVPLAAFMILWLANKREIMGGTRPAWWVNVLGILGLIAVCLLAVNTAWNLIGRMMG; this is encoded by the coding sequence TTGCTCGATACGCTGAAAAAAATCGGCCGCAGCCTGGGACCGGGCCTGATCGTAGCCGCTATCGTGCTCGGGCCGGGTTCGATAACCTCGATGTCGGCGATCGGCAGTATCCTGCGCACCAAGGTGCTCTGGATATTGGTTGTCAGCGGCGTGTTCATGCTGACTTACACCGCCCTGGCCGCCAGGTTCGGCACGATGAACGAAAAGACGTTCCTCACGGTGGTAAAGGAGCGCTACGGCAAGTGGCTTTCGGTGACGATAGGCATCCTGGCTTTCCTGGGCAGCGCGGGGTTTCAGGTGGGCAACAACCTGGGCGTGGGCATGGCGATGAACGCCGTGTTCGGCGGGCCTGTCTGGGTCTGGGCGGCGTTATTCACCCTGATCGCCATCAGCTTTCTGTTCTTTTTCAGCAGCCTCTACCAGGCTGTCGAGAAATTGATGATTGCTCTGGTGGTGATCATGACTGTCGCCTTCGTCAGCAACCTTGCCGTGGCCAGGCCCGATCTGGGCAGCGTGGTCCGCGGGTTTGTCCCCGGCGCTATCGACATGCAGTATATCCCGTTGATCGCCGCGGTGGTGGCGACCACCTTTTCCGTGGGCGCGGCCCTGTTCCAGTGCTATCTGGTCCAGGAAAAGAACTGGGGACCGGCGCAGTTGCGCGAGGGGATCCGCGACAGCGCGATCGGGATCACAGCCCTGATCCTGATCGGTCTGGTTGTGATGATTACCGCCAGCACGGTGCTTGGCAGCCGGGGAATCGAGGTCCGCAGTGCCGCGGATATGGCCGCTCAGCTCGAACCACTGCTGGGGCGGGCGGCGATGTACCTGTTCTGCCTGGGCCTGTGGGGCGCCAGTTTCAGCTCGTTCCTGGGTAACGCAATCCTGGCGGGGACTATCCTCTCCGATGGCCTGGGCCTGGGCGGCAGAATCTCCAGTCCCTGGACCAAGCGGTTCGCCATCATGGTCCTGCTGATCGGCACCGCCATGGCCGCTGCCAGCAGTAAGTTCTCGCCCATCAATTCGATTATTATCGCCCAGGCGGTCACCGTCATCATGGTCCCGCTGGCCGCGTTCATGATTCTCTGGCTGGCCAACAAGCGCGAAATCATGGGCGGCACCAGGCCAGCCTGGTGGGTAAACGTTTTGGGAATTCTCGGGCTGATAGCGGTCTGCCTGCTGGCTGTCAATACAGCCTGGAACCTGATCGGCAGGATGATGGGCTAG
- a CDS encoding DUF3467 domain-containing protein, producing the protein MSKQQPPQERTINLELREQEAEGVYANLAVITHSSSEFILDFARIMPGVNKARIQARIVMTPQNFKNLQRAIADNIAKFETQNGQIPGGDQLPARVSVDGPLKKDDDKKMH; encoded by the coding sequence ATGTCCAAGCAGCAGCCGCCCCAGGAACGCACGATCAACCTCGAACTCCGCGAACAGGAAGCCGAGGGCGTCTACGCCAACCTGGCGGTGATCACCCACAGCAGCAGCGAGTTTATCCTCGATTTCGCCCGGATCATGCCTGGAGTCAACAAGGCGCGGATTCAGGCCCGGATCGTGATGACGCCCCAGAATTTCAAGAACCTGCAGCGGGCGATAGCCGACAATATCGCCAAGTTCGAGACGCAGAACGGGCAGATACCCGGCGGCGACCAGCTTCCGGCGCGGGTTAGCGTGGACGGACCGCTGAAAAAGGACGACGACAAGAAAATGCATTGA
- a CDS encoding choice-of-anchor D domain-containing protein, whose protein sequence is MSGRKLDKITETIPWAIALAALLMVAVNPAAAYVYFFTREDGYRQHWDPDIDFPLRYAIHDGNTNDGLSNSVVVTGIRSSFQAWNNIAYANLDFDYAGTTSQTNVSTGNDNINLVIFDSWATDFSISDGPAGPSVVGITINTYSATNGRILDSDIIFNDLEYVFSTTQPTDLSQKRINLQDVATHEIGHMLGLDHTWIEHATMYPYTRDGQSSVSEDDRAGISSLYPAPGFSSAYDSLTGTVYNVDGDKVWGVYVSAINDSTGIEEVAALSDSAGRYNIQGLRRSTEYYLRARTVDLKHVGQYIQSNSDLTVYIPQYFDGVSSIFGAVPVPTGGFQPDYDFTLTTATLLARYDMSSSLNVLLYLSGNTTNHYLAVRFPASSLPVAFKVHGMTFHNNDLNTAWPKIMLTSGTESAPDAANPIRQVVNYLGAEQSFTNIEWEPVQLTDSRPIWIVFQFPDKQFQTNGDGPALGATTKNIYSDIFYSTTGINGFAPYPFDNQYDLAVYLTTEITDIALVPAVELDVDSIDFGHAKVGRTTYQTYPIGNTGASTLELLNMYSSNLAYTVSADNSQVGPGMVDTLRVAFRPASAALWRGTITIETNDPVREVIQIPVAGTGVHPSVQLATTAVAFDSVEVGESDSAGVTIRSTGEVPLLAWGWNVDSGHYGVSTADTLEIAPGDSASVTVRFAPLEGGEHPAVFSFTTDDSARTLHQVALSGTATVGGVVLRCDMTGDGRADIIDVLFFLLLSRRSPADPRLDWNADGSYTIADVVALLRDIRDGACPDVRSGAVLAGQRATDGNAWLESLSAEEVSWLRDYLASAGLGEDDYREAMAALGSADAGRPALPNAFSLAQNHPNPFNPSTTISFSVPDGGTEGRVSLKVYDIGGRLVRVLAEGERAPGEHTVFWDGTDERGRGVPSGVYIYRLLAGGRAFTRKMVLLK, encoded by the coding sequence ATGAGCGGGCGGAAACTGGATAAGATCACGGAAACGATACCCTGGGCAATCGCGCTGGCCGCGCTGCTGATGGTGGCGGTTAATCCGGCCGCGGCCTATGTCTATTTTTTCACCCGGGAAGACGGCTACCGTCAGCACTGGGACCCGGATATCGATTTTCCGCTGCGATATGCAATCCACGATGGAAACACAAACGACGGGTTGAGTAATTCGGTGGTTGTAACAGGAATTCGGAGCAGCTTTCAGGCATGGAATAATATAGCATACGCCAATCTAGATTTTGACTATGCCGGCACAACTTCTCAGACTAACGTAAGTACCGGTAATGATAATATTAATCTGGTGATTTTTGATTCCTGGGCTACTGATTTTTCTATCTCTGATGGACCCGCCGGTCCTTCTGTCGTAGGGATTACAATAAACACTTATAGCGCCACAAACGGGAGAATTCTCGATTCGGACATAATTTTCAACGACCTGGAATACGTGTTCAGCACCACCCAGCCAACCGACCTGAGCCAGAAACGGATCAACCTGCAGGATGTGGCCACCCACGAGATCGGCCACATGCTCGGGCTGGACCACACCTGGATCGAGCACGCGACAATGTACCCGTACACCCGCGACGGCCAGAGTTCGGTGTCCGAGGACGACCGCGCCGGGATCAGCAGCCTCTACCCGGCGCCGGGCTTTTCCTCGGCCTATGACTCGCTGACCGGCACTGTGTACAACGTGGACGGGGATAAGGTGTGGGGCGTATACGTCTCGGCGATCAACGATTCCACCGGGATAGAGGAAGTGGCCGCCCTCAGTGATTCCGCGGGCCGCTACAATATCCAGGGTCTGCGGCGGAGCACGGAGTATTATCTTCGCGCCCGCACGGTCGATCTCAAGCACGTGGGCCAGTATATCCAGAGCAACTCCGATCTGACGGTCTATATCCCGCAGTATTTCGACGGGGTCAGCTCGATATTCGGCGCTGTGCCGGTGCCAACGGGCGGGTTCCAGCCGGATTACGATTTTACCCTGACCACCGCTACCCTGCTGGCGCGCTATGACATGAGCAGCTCATTGAATGTTTTGCTGTATTTAAGCGGCAACACTACCAATCATTACCTGGCGGTGCGCTTTCCGGCATCCAGCCTGCCCGTGGCCTTCAAAGTCCACGGGATGACGTTCCACAACAACGACCTGAACACGGCCTGGCCGAAAATCATGCTCACTTCGGGAACCGAATCCGCTCCGGACGCCGCTAACCCGATCCGCCAGGTTGTAAACTACCTGGGGGCGGAACAGAGTTTCACTAATATTGAATGGGAACCGGTCCAGCTCACTGATTCCAGGCCGATCTGGATCGTGTTCCAGTTTCCGGACAAGCAGTTTCAGACAAACGGTGACGGCCCGGCGCTGGGTGCAACAACCAAAAACATCTATTCCGATATATTCTACAGCACAACCGGAATTAACGGCTTCGCCCCCTATCCGTTCGACAACCAGTACGACCTTGCGGTTTACCTCACCACCGAGATCACCGACATCGCCCTGGTGCCGGCTGTGGAACTGGATGTCGACAGTATCGATTTCGGCCACGCCAAGGTGGGCCGCACGACTTACCAGACCTACCCGATCGGCAATACGGGAGCCAGTACCCTGGAACTGCTCAACATGTACAGCTCGAACCTGGCCTACACGGTTTCAGCAGACAATTCGCAGGTGGGGCCGGGCATGGTGGATACTCTGCGGGTAGCGTTCCGTCCTGCCAGCGCCGCCCTCTGGCGCGGCACGATTACGATCGAGACCAACGATCCGGTCCGCGAGGTGATCCAGATCCCGGTCGCCGGCACGGGGGTGCACCCCTCGGTCCAGCTCGCCACCACCGCGGTGGCATTCGACAGCGTGGAGGTGGGCGAATCCGACTCGGCCGGAGTGACGATCCGCAGCACCGGCGAGGTGCCCCTGCTGGCCTGGGGCTGGAATGTGGACAGCGGGCACTACGGCGTCTCCACCGCTGACACCCTGGAAATAGCCCCCGGCGACAGCGCCTCTGTCACTGTCCGGTTCGCGCCGCTGGAGGGCGGCGAGCATCCGGCGGTATTCTCGTTCACCACCGATGACTCCGCCCGCACGCTCCACCAGGTGGCACTCTCAGGCACGGCCACTGTCGGCGGAGTGGTGCTGAGGTGCGACATGACGGGCGATGGGCGCGCGGACATTATCGACGTGCTGTTTTTCCTCCTGCTCTCCCGTCGCAGCCCCGCCGACCCCCGTCTGGACTGGAACGCCGACGGGAGTTATACTATCGCCGATGTTGTCGCGCTGCTGAGGGATATCCGCGACGGCGCCTGCCCGGATGTCCGGTCCGGGGCCGTGCTGGCCGGGCAAAGGGCGACAGACGGCAACGCCTGGCTCGAATCGTTGAGCGCGGAGGAAGTCTCCTGGCTCAGGGATTACCTGGCAAGCGCCGGCCTTGGGGAGGACGACTACCGGGAGGCAATGGCCGCACTCGGCTCGGCGGACGCGGGTCGTCCGGCTCTGCCCAATGCCTTTTCGCTGGCCCAGAACCATCCAAACCCGTTCAACCCGTCCACCACGATCTCTTTCAGCGTGCCGGACGGCGGGACGGAGGGCCGGGTGAGCCTGAAAGTCTACGATATCGGCGGGCGGCTGGTGCGGGTGCTGGCCGAGGGGGAGCGTGCTCCCGGCGAGCACACTGTTTTCTGGGACGGCACGGACGAACGCGGCCGCGGGGTGCCGAGCGGAGTTTATATCTATCGTCTGCTCGCCGGCGGGCGGGCGTTCACCCGTAAGATGGTCCTGTTGAAATAA